In Humulus lupulus chromosome 6, drHumLupu1.1, whole genome shotgun sequence, a single genomic region encodes these proteins:
- the LOC133784276 gene encoding uncharacterized protein LOC133784276, with protein MAATNEKQKKAGFMSLYKPAAATGTYRFHLPEPKKAGDDGGDYSKNYISRSWFFMRKPKGVVRSKDHQVDHDLHGGEKVIQQGGGGSGGCGGGEKPLVVKGRKSVSHVETNLGSVVAFLQVKVLVSDMPSFMQVHAFRCARRTYDSLEKFSAKHMAYNIKKEFDKVHGAAWHCIVGSSFGSFVTHGTGCFLYFSMEKLYILLFKTKIQKAVAD; from the exons atggctgCCACTAATGAGAAGCAGAAGAAGGCTGGATTCATGTCCCTGTACAAGCCGGCGGCCGCCACCGGGACGTATCGATTTCATCTTCCGGAGCCAAAGAAGGCCGGTGATGACGGTGGTGATTATAGTAAGAATTACATTTCACGTAGCTGGTTTTTCATGAGAAAACCAAAAGGAGTAGTACGTAGTAAAGATCATCAAGTTGATCATGACCTACATGGTGGTGAAAAGGTCATCCAACAAGGAGGCGGTGGCAGTGGCGGTTGTGGTGGCGGAGAAAAGCCATTGGTGGTTAAGGGAAGGAAGTCAGTCTCACATGTGGAAACGAATTTGGGATCAGTGGTTGCATTTCTCCAAGTGAAGGTTTTGGTTAGTGACATGCCTAGCTTCATGCAAGTGCATGCGTTTAGATGTGCTAGGCGAACTTATGATAGCTTGGAAAAGTTTAGTGCAAAACACATGgcttataatatcaaaaag GAGTTTGACAAAGTACATGGGGCAGCGTGGCACTGCATAGTGGGCTCAAGTTTTGGGTCATTTGTGACCCATGGAACTGGTTGTTTCCTCTACTTCTCAATGGAGAAACTCTACATTTTACTATTCAAAACTAAAATACAGAAAGCAGTAGCAGATTAA
- the LOC133784277 gene encoding glyoxylase I 4-like: MVESRGNPLQLKSLNHISIVCRSVKKSLHFYKSVLGFFPIRRPDSFNFDGAWLFNYGIGIHLLQSDDPENMPKITRINPKHNHISFQCESVSTVEKNLEEMEIKYEKARVEEGGIYVDQLFFHDPDGLMIEICNCDNLPVIPLTEESVQSCSRISCNLNQMQQQQQQAAAATSQNKPLNNMFVPLF; encoded by the exons ATGGTAGAAAGCAGAGGAAATCCTTTGCAACTCAAGTCTTTGAACCACATTTCAATAGTTTGTAGATCAGTGAAGAAATCCCTTCATTTTTACAAGTCTGTTCTTGGGTTTTTCCCCATTAGAAGGCCTGATTCTTTTAACTTTGACGGTGCATG GCTATTCAACTATGGCATTGGCATACATCTACTCCAATCCGACGATCCCGAAAACATGCCCAAGATTACTCGGATCAACCCCAAGCACAACCACATTTCTTTCCaa TGTGAGAGCGTGTCAACAGTGGAGAAAAACCTTGAAGAAATGGAGATCAAGTATGAGAAAGCCAGAGTAGAAGAAGGTGGTATCTATGTGGACCAACTTTTCTTCCATGACCCAGATGGACTAATGATCGAGATTTGCAACTGTGACAATCTTCCAGTGATTCCATTAACAGAAGAGTCAGTCCAATCATGTTCCAGAATCAGCTGCAATCTAAATCAAatgcagcaacaacaacagcaagcAGCAGCAGCAACCAGTCAAAATAAGCCATTAAACAACATGTTTGTGCCATTGTTTTAA